A stretch of the Nicotiana tabacum cultivar K326 chromosome 6, ASM71507v2, whole genome shotgun sequence genome encodes the following:
- the LOC107768289 gene encoding uncharacterized protein LOC107768289 yields MACGVASSLYDYYMNLPASLFGSNLGAPGKIESIIYNCTESHAIMSKIAITLKLNEYQMIDTSEKIIEIKYIVNENCPPMEIRNNMVVLVYMETKKEKRNLGMYPLCITVQDFDLECSSSGTLKLIDMPTSAKIVEYESIIITENTPTVIEVGQVYKDKKIIASAIKHYYVMNKFQFRVKRSSDRNYCLICVGEDCTWHFKSTSINDSAMFKVRKFNSLHKCSLMDNTYIQHKPTFMVVGSIVIPKYADPKTVYTPKDIQSDMLFVHSVTLTYMQAWRAKDKALEFLRGHLADSYSRLPSYLYILEKTYPGSVVKLKKTDDNCFLYAFVAISTSINGWKYCRPVVVVDRTFLKLAYREIMLTHIWTNIRSKFKKGHLKLSELYFDTARSYTLDEYERMSKIEEIDTRVKVYLYDIGYHRWSRVHATVSRTWTMTSNIAESLNAVTKDARELPIVELLEYMMTLLEHLTNEKLLKAKGTFTYLGFKLNKELEDNRTLSQNLKVRLDELPCPHALAALRHRDESYEKYFSPYYTRENLLHIYEIPVDPLLDESKWNVPQHIAEEVVNPPTEKRQPGRPQKQRYKTHDEVKAKKYKVSCGNCGIKGHNKRSCKNAPKKK; encoded by the exons atggcatgtggggtTGCTTCTTCATTGTACGACTACTATATGAATCTTCCAGCGTCCCTCTTTGGCAGTAACTTGGGGGCGCCCG GCAAAATCGAATCAATTATCTACAATTGTACTGAATCACACGCAATAATGTCGAAAATAGCTATTACGCTTAAGCTAAATG AGTATCAAATGATTGATACATCAGAAAAAATAATCGAAATCAAGTACATTGTCAATGAAAATTGTCCGCCAATGGAAATTAGGAACAATATGGTAGTTCTAGTATACATGGAGacgaaaaaggaaaagaggaacTTAGGAATGTATCCACTATGTATAACAGTGCAAGATTTTGATTTGGAATGCA GTTCATCTGGAACACTGAAGTTGATTGATATGCCAACATCTGCTAAGATAGTGGAATATGAAAGTATAATCATAACAGAAAATACACCAACTGTTATTGAAGTAGGCCAAGTATACAAAGACAAGAAAATAATTGCTAGTGCAATAAAGCACTATTATGTTATGAACAAGTTCCAATTTAGGGTGAAAAGGTCTAGTGATAGAAA CTACTGCCTGATATGCGTTGGGGAAGATTGTACATGGCACTTCAAGTCAACCAGCATAAATGATTCAGCAATGTTCAAGGTTCGAAAATTCAACAGCTTGCACAAATGCTCTTTGATGGACAATACCTACATACAACACAAACCTACTTTCATGGTAGTGGGTAGCATAGTTATACCAAAATATGCTGATCCTAAGACAGTTTACACACCAAAAGACATACAAAGTGATATGTTATTTGTACACAGCGTGACCTTAACATACATGCAAGCTTGGAGAGCAAAGGATAAGGCTTTGGAATTTTTGAGAGGTCATCTTGCTGACTCCTATAGTCGATTGCCTAGTTATTTGTATATTCTGGAGAAGACTTACCCGGGGTCGGTAGTTAAATTGAAGAAGACCGACGATAACTGTTTCTTGTATGCATTTGTTGCGATTAGTACGTCAATCAATGGTTGGAAATATTGTAGGCCAGTTGTAGTAGTTGATAGGACCTTCTTGAAGTTAGCATACAGGGAAATAATGCTAACA catatttggacaaatataaggTCAAAGTTCAAGAAAGGCCATCTAAAGTTAAGCGAATTGTACTTTGACACAGCACGATCATACACGCTTGATGAATATGAAAgaatgtcaaagattgaagagatCGACACACGTGTTAAAGTATACTTATACGATATTGGCTATCATAGATGGTCTCGAGTACATGCTACGGTGAGCAGAACTTGGACTATGACATCAAACATTGCAGAGTCATTGAATGCGGTAACAAAAGATGCAAGAGAACTGCCGATAGTAGAACTATTAGAGTACATGATGACTCTTCTTGAACACTTGACTAATGAAAAGTTATTGAAAGCAAAGGGTACATTCACATACCTTGGGTTTAAACTCAACAAAGAGTTGGAGGACAACAGAACATTGTCGCAGAATCTTAAA GTGAGG CTTGATGAACTTCCTTGTCCACATGCTTTGGCTGCTTTAAGGCACAGGGATGAGtcttatgaaaaatatttttctccttatTACACGAGGGAGAACCTCTTGCATATTTATGAAATACCAGTAGACCCGTTGCTTGATGAAAGCAAATGGAATGTGCCACAACATATAGCTGAAGAAGTTGTAAATCCACCTACCGAGAAAAGACAGCCAGGGAGACCTCAAAAACAAAGATACAAAACACATGATGAAGTAAAGGCAAAGAAGTACAAGGTTTCATGTGGCAACTGTGGAATAaaagggcataacaaaagatcttgcaaGAATGCTCCCAAGAAGAAATAA
- the LOC107768288 gene encoding uncharacterized protein LOC107768288, producing the protein MLQQGHLKEMLSNKGKNNFSRGRERQVSPKPPSPARTINMIIGGSDDASINSVKFTTTHKLKISITHEGYDRFEEIIIFDESDVDSLTFSHNDALVITLRILDTDVKRIMVDDRSGGCIIHPRVLTRIRVEDKIMPCCITLIGFNNAVEWTSGEIILSILVGGIILETAFYIMDQATTYNAIVDDHRYIP; encoded by the coding sequence ATGTTGCAGCAAGGACACCTCAAAGAGATGCTGAGCAACAAGGGGAAAAACAACTTCTCTAGAGGACGTGAACGCCAAGTTTCGCCAAAGCCACCATCACCAGCTCGTactatcaacatgatcattggcggCAGCGATGACGCCTCCATCAATAGTGTTAAATTCACTACCACTCACAAGCTCAAAATAtctatcacccatgaagggtatgaCAGATTCGAAGAAATTATCATCTTCGACGAGTCAGATGTCGACAGTTTGACTTTCTCTCACAATGATGCTCTTGTCATTACTTTGCGCATATTAGATACTGATGTCAAACGTATCATGGTGGATGATAGGAGTGGAGGgtgcattatccatccccgagtccTCACCCGGATAAGAGTTGAGGACAAGATAATGCCATGCTGCATCACACTAAttggttttaataatgcagttgaaTGGACATCGGGAGAAATTATACTCTCCATATTGGTCGGAGGTATAATACTGGAGACGGCATTTTACATCATGGACCAGGCCACCACATACAATGCCATAGTAGACGACCATAGATACATCCCATGA